The following coding sequences are from one Arthrobacter sp. 24S4-2 window:
- a CDS encoding glycosyltransferase, with protein MQYDSSTFGVVALAAYQPNWELFRAQLRSIQNQTHAHFQCLISADGGFADVRDFVTRELGGDERFRVIGFEERLGFYGNFERVLEHVPADAKWVALSDQDDSWYPSKLETLVPHLADVSLVAAQARVVRLPGNEVVTASTQRKNVPLDALLAQNQVTGSLCVFRRELLDLALPFPRLNTISQVHDHWLAVCAKATGGALVVDDIVQDYVQHGGNVLGEVGGRKSLAKSFEHVTALSRKFQGSSSPLAMLRTANDLSFGWRRVMADALRTRVAAGTPGLDGGVAAFETGHGWIPTSRALVTGLRSGDIALPCFVEFIAGVPVELFSRGGTSHKGSSNNRSSPVS; from the coding sequence ATGCAGTACGACTCCAGTACGTTCGGCGTGGTGGCCCTGGCGGCGTACCAACCGAACTGGGAGCTCTTCCGGGCCCAGCTGAGATCAATCCAGAACCAGACGCACGCGCATTTCCAGTGCCTCATCTCGGCCGATGGCGGTTTCGCCGACGTCCGCGACTTCGTGACCAGGGAACTTGGCGGCGACGAACGGTTCCGCGTGATCGGGTTTGAGGAGAGGCTGGGGTTCTACGGCAACTTCGAACGCGTCCTTGAGCATGTTCCCGCCGATGCGAAGTGGGTGGCACTGTCGGACCAGGATGACTCCTGGTACCCGTCGAAGCTTGAAACGCTTGTGCCCCACCTGGCGGACGTCAGCCTGGTGGCGGCGCAGGCGCGTGTCGTCAGGCTTCCCGGCAACGAGGTGGTGACGGCATCGACGCAGCGGAAGAACGTTCCGTTGGATGCCTTGCTGGCCCAGAACCAGGTGACCGGGAGTTTGTGCGTTTTCAGGCGTGAACTGCTGGACCTGGCTCTTCCCTTCCCGCGGCTGAACACCATCTCGCAGGTGCATGACCACTGGCTGGCTGTCTGCGCCAAAGCCACCGGCGGTGCCCTCGTGGTCGACGACATCGTCCAGGACTACGTGCAGCACGGCGGCAACGTCCTCGGCGAGGTCGGGGGCAGGAAGAGCCTCGCGAAGTCTTTTGAGCACGTGACCGCCCTGTCCCGGAAATTCCAGGGCAGCAGCAGTCCGCTCGCCATGCTCAGGACTGCCAATGACCTGAGCTTCGGCTGGCGCCGCGTCATGGCGGATGCCCTACGGACACGTGTAGCAGCGGGCACTCCCGGCCTGGACGGCGGGGTGGCCGCGTTTGAAACAGGCCACGGCTGGATACCCACCTCCCGTGCGCTGGTGACAGGGCTGCGCAGCGGCGACATTGCTTTGCCGTGTTTCGTGGAATTTATCGCCGGCGTTCCGGTTGAACTCTTCTCACGCGGCGGAACGAGTCATAAAGGGTCCTCCAATAACCGGTCAAGCCCAGTCTCTTAA
- a CDS encoding lysozyme codes for MKRNPEPHRPSPRNRFGSLFLAMALLAVPGLALPAGAAEPEPAATAAAPSGSASPSTSAATETAAPQPSDPPPAPADAPAAVTPTAVSAAAATESGTTTGPTAAAAAAVPDPASDADRAAMATAVGPGGAEMGQRSARVTTSAKLLQGTKSFTTQSLETQGTWSPTFGVKGLDVSAYQSTVDWQQQWNMGARFAYVKASEGNYYTNPSFSTQYDGSRNVGMIRGAYHFAIPNWSSGADQARYFVQNGGGWTPDGYTLPPVLDFEFNPYEGRTINGFYFGNTCYGMSPAQLTNWVRDFGNTMLAMTGRLPMIYTNTSWWKQCTADAAGFGDYPLWVAAYPGSATNDAGPVPSSWDTYSMWQYSSTGPFAGDSNIWNGDYASLSLFTGTRPQGSFDTASIERTGTTTALKIRGWALDRGLPGATTEVHAYVTAPNGTKTLYKFPATTYRPDVNKVLGLGDYHGFDNQIPINVSGKYTICVYAIGKFINPGLGCKSLTVDGAEPPIGSLDEVSEQRSPDKESIKVRGWAVDMSRPSVTSEVHAYLYGPDGSSTLYKIPANTSRPDVDRIYSVGANHGFETNIDITKAGNYKLCAYSIGLYLHSELGCRSISVAPGTTPIGSLDAVLIKKTSTQASLGVRGWAIDYGNTSAQLTVHAYVLAPNGATTVHVLTASKTRPDVNRVLGVPGDHGYDNDIPISQPGKYRVCTYAIALSPVSPGNPLLGCSYIDAGFSASPIGYLDSVKIESTNGVASVVANGWTVDQDVPSESLSVHTYVTAPDGTVTNFAVMANQPRPDVNQMLKISGDHGYTSKKAISQRGLYKVCTYGIAISPFTAGNSLLGCQTVAY; via the coding sequence ATGAAGCGGAACCCAGAGCCACACCGTCCCAGCCCACGCAACCGGTTCGGGTCGCTGTTCCTGGCTATGGCCCTGCTTGCCGTTCCGGGGCTCGCTCTCCCCGCCGGCGCCGCTGAACCGGAACCCGCCGCCACGGCGGCAGCTCCCTCCGGGTCCGCTTCTCCCTCGACTTCCGCCGCGACCGAAACGGCGGCTCCGCAGCCGTCGGATCCGCCCCCGGCACCCGCGGATGCACCGGCAGCAGTGACGCCGACGGCGGTCTCGGCTGCCGCTGCCACCGAGTCGGGCACCACCACTGGACCAACGGCTGCCGCTGCTGCGGCCGTTCCGGATCCGGCCTCCGACGCCGACCGTGCTGCGATGGCGACGGCCGTCGGTCCCGGCGGGGCCGAGATGGGGCAGCGGTCCGCACGCGTGACAACCTCCGCCAAACTGTTGCAGGGAACCAAGTCCTTCACGACGCAGTCACTCGAAACGCAGGGCACCTGGTCCCCCACATTCGGCGTCAAGGGACTAGACGTCAGTGCCTACCAGTCCACCGTGGACTGGCAGCAGCAGTGGAACATGGGCGCCAGGTTCGCCTACGTCAAAGCATCCGAAGGCAACTACTACACCAACCCGTCCTTCAGTACCCAATACGATGGCTCGCGGAACGTCGGAATGATCCGCGGCGCCTACCATTTCGCCATCCCGAACTGGTCCTCCGGAGCAGACCAGGCACGCTACTTCGTGCAGAACGGCGGCGGCTGGACTCCCGACGGCTACACCCTCCCGCCCGTCCTGGATTTCGAGTTCAACCCCTACGAAGGCCGGACGATTAATGGGTTCTACTTCGGCAACACGTGCTATGGAATGTCGCCCGCCCAGCTGACCAACTGGGTGCGTGACTTCGGAAATACCATGCTCGCCATGACCGGGCGCCTCCCCATGATCTACACCAATACCTCGTGGTGGAAACAGTGCACCGCCGATGCTGCCGGCTTCGGCGATTACCCCCTCTGGGTAGCCGCCTACCCGGGCTCCGCCACGAATGATGCCGGCCCGGTTCCGTCCAGCTGGGACACGTACAGCATGTGGCAGTACAGCAGCACGGGGCCTTTCGCCGGCGATTCGAATATCTGGAACGGCGACTATGCTTCTTTGTCGCTGTTTACGGGCACACGGCCCCAAGGCTCGTTCGACACTGCGAGCATCGAACGCACCGGCACCACCACCGCACTGAAGATACGGGGCTGGGCCCTGGACCGGGGTCTGCCCGGTGCCACCACGGAGGTCCATGCCTACGTGACGGCGCCAAACGGGACGAAGACCCTGTACAAGTTCCCGGCGACAACCTACCGGCCCGACGTCAATAAGGTCCTGGGGCTGGGCGACTACCACGGCTTCGACAATCAAATTCCGATCAACGTTTCCGGAAAATACACCATCTGCGTCTACGCCATCGGCAAGTTCATCAACCCGGGCCTCGGGTGCAAGTCGCTCACAGTGGACGGTGCCGAACCGCCGATCGGCAGCCTCGACGAAGTTTCGGAACAGCGGTCCCCGGACAAGGAATCGATAAAGGTACGGGGCTGGGCCGTCGACATGAGCCGACCCTCAGTCACTTCCGAGGTCCACGCCTATCTCTACGGCCCGGACGGCAGCAGCACCCTCTACAAGATCCCGGCAAACACTTCCCGGCCGGATGTGGACCGCATATATTCCGTCGGCGCCAACCATGGCTTCGAAACCAACATCGACATCACCAAGGCAGGCAACTACAAGCTCTGCGCCTATTCCATCGGGCTGTATCTTCACTCGGAACTTGGCTGCCGGTCCATCAGCGTGGCTCCCGGGACGACGCCGATAGGCAGCTTGGACGCGGTCCTCATCAAGAAGACCAGCACCCAGGCTTCGCTGGGCGTTCGTGGATGGGCGATCGACTACGGAAATACTTCCGCGCAGCTCACGGTGCATGCCTACGTTCTGGCACCCAACGGCGCCACCACCGTTCACGTATTGACCGCGTCAAAGACCCGTCCGGACGTGAATAGAGTACTTGGCGTGCCGGGCGACCATGGCTATGACAATGACATTCCGATCAGCCAGCCCGGTAAGTACCGGGTATGTACCTACGCCATTGCCCTTAGCCCGGTCTCCCCCGGCAACCCTCTTCTGGGCTGCAGCTACATCGACGCCGGTTTCAGCGCCAGCCCGATCGGCTACCTCGACTCCGTGAAGATCGAATCCACCAACGGCGTTGCCTCCGTCGTCGCCAACGGATGGACCGTGGACCAGGATGTGCCGAGCGAATCCCTGAGCGTGCACACGTATGTCACGGCGCCGGACGGCACTGTCACCAACTTCGCTGTCATGGCTAACCAGCCCCGGCCCGACGTCAATCAGATGCTAAAGATCAGCGGTGACCACGGCTATACGTCAAAGAAAGCCATCTCCCAGCGCGGACTTTACAAGGTTTGCACATACGGAATTGCGATATCACCGTTCACAGCAGGAAACTCACTACTGGGGTGCCAGACTGTGGCGTACTGA
- a CDS encoding lipopolysaccharide biosynthesis protein encodes MTLKLRNREMQRSPLLKRLAGFTVIPLVGTVAPLFLLPVAARVGGVDGWYSLSVGQAVGTFGSIVISYGWNVLGPALVATAESGADRRYLWGESLRERLLLAAVVIPICAVISGYLAGPGFETFTMAMAVAFSLGGLTPTWFFVGAGDPKSIAWFDMLPRLVATLVTALVIYLTQSLWSYPILWIIATVVGLVAVQRSLGHPRIFRGSTLRGTLAGLRRRLGVALVDGLGGVYISAPVPLAGATGTAAEAGIIASADKLYRFGLITVTTLGNTLQAWTLDPAAPNATRRHISAIIAHTVLGVVGMIALGILGEFATALLFGPDVKATASSMWFYGGAFLAVSCSTPLIRNLLVPALKTRFVLAGTALGAITGVISMYVLGQAAGPDGVAAGFMLSEVALLIIISPAALGHLVSLRNKDKRK; translated from the coding sequence GTGACCCTCAAGTTGCGAAACAGGGAAATGCAGCGGTCCCCGCTCTTGAAGCGGCTGGCCGGATTCACAGTCATACCGCTGGTGGGAACGGTGGCGCCACTATTCCTGCTGCCGGTAGCAGCTCGGGTAGGCGGAGTTGACGGATGGTACAGCCTGTCTGTGGGGCAGGCAGTAGGAACTTTCGGCAGCATTGTCATTAGTTACGGGTGGAACGTCCTCGGACCCGCGCTCGTAGCCACGGCAGAGTCCGGTGCGGATCGGCGTTATCTATGGGGTGAGTCCCTGCGAGAACGCCTTTTGCTGGCGGCCGTTGTTATTCCCATATGCGCTGTAATTTCAGGCTACCTAGCCGGTCCAGGCTTCGAAACTTTCACGATGGCCATGGCTGTCGCGTTCAGCCTTGGCGGGCTGACTCCGACCTGGTTTTTTGTCGGTGCGGGCGACCCGAAGAGCATTGCGTGGTTCGACATGTTGCCAAGACTCGTTGCCACGCTGGTTACCGCGCTGGTCATTTATTTGACGCAGTCCCTATGGTCCTATCCCATATTGTGGATCATTGCGACGGTAGTGGGGCTCGTTGCCGTTCAGCGCAGCCTTGGACATCCGAGAATTTTCCGGGGATCCACCTTGCGTGGGACACTGGCCGGGCTCAGAAGAAGGCTCGGAGTGGCACTGGTTGACGGACTTGGTGGGGTTTACATTTCAGCCCCGGTCCCATTGGCTGGTGCTACCGGGACCGCCGCAGAGGCTGGAATCATAGCTTCTGCCGACAAACTTTATCGATTCGGACTGATCACGGTAACAACGCTCGGAAACACACTCCAGGCATGGACACTTGATCCAGCTGCACCAAACGCAACGAGACGCCACATAAGCGCAATCATTGCTCATACCGTGCTGGGTGTAGTTGGCATGATTGCCCTCGGCATTTTGGGCGAGTTCGCAACTGCGCTGCTTTTCGGCCCGGACGTCAAGGCGACGGCATCATCAATGTGGTTTTATGGGGGCGCCTTTCTCGCCGTTTCCTGTTCCACTCCGCTGATTAGGAACCTACTGGTCCCAGCTCTGAAGACCCGGTTTGTTCTTGCTGGTACTGCTCTTGGGGCGATAACAGGCGTCATCTCCATGTATGTGCTGGGACAGGCTGCTGGCCCTGACGGCGTTGCTGCTGGATTCATGCTGAGCGAAGTGGCACTGTTGATTATTATTTCCCCGGCAGCCCTCGGGCACCTCGTTTCCTTACGAAATAAGGACAAGCGCAAATAG
- a CDS encoding TadE family protein, translated as MNQATTEQPRDDGSTGPRERGSAVVDFVLVGALLTIFFLAIIQLTLVLHVRNTLIDAAASGARHGTLADRNAADARDRTGELIGVALNPEFARDVTTTEVTFQGIRTLEVTVRAPLPVIGLIGPRDALEVKGHAAIQP; from the coding sequence TTGAACCAAGCGACGACGGAACAGCCGCGTGATGACGGCAGCACCGGCCCGCGCGAACGTGGCTCCGCTGTCGTGGACTTTGTGCTGGTCGGAGCGCTGCTCACGATCTTCTTCCTGGCGATCATTCAGCTCACGCTGGTCCTCCACGTCCGCAACACGCTGATCGACGCTGCAGCATCCGGCGCCAGGCACGGCACCCTTGCAGACCGGAATGCCGCTGACGCCCGTGACCGCACGGGCGAGCTGATCGGCGTGGCTCTCAATCCGGAATTCGCCAGGGACGTGACAACCACCGAAGTGACGTTCCAGGGCATCCGCACGTTGGAAGTCACCGTCAGGGCCCCGCTACCGGTGATCGGACTGATCGGTCCCCGGGACGCACTGGAGGTGAAGGGGCATGCCGCAATCCAGCCGTAG
- a CDS encoding type II secretion system F family protein, with the protein MAPVLGVLFGTGLFLIWWSFWDQPGAIKRRPRSSRLVDLLRSAGIENVSALGLVSTCLGLAAFVSLVFFGVTRSWPISGCFGLFGGWLPMAVVRWRARKRTATLRQLWPDVVDHLRSAIRAGLSLPEALIQLSEKGPEELRHVFRDFGADYRSGGQFDPALNRLKERLADPVADRIVEALRLTREVGGSDLGRLLGTLGEFLRESARTRSELEARQSWTVNAARLAVAAPWIVMVLLATRPEAVAAYNTPMGAAVLLGGLAVSAVCYSIMLRIGALPEEERVLR; encoded by the coding sequence ATGGCGCCCGTGCTGGGGGTGCTTTTCGGCACCGGACTGTTCCTTATCTGGTGGTCTTTCTGGGACCAGCCGGGAGCCATCAAACGCCGGCCCCGGTCAAGCCGGCTCGTTGATTTGCTCCGTTCAGCAGGAATTGAAAATGTCTCGGCCCTTGGCCTTGTCTCCACGTGCCTCGGCCTCGCAGCCTTCGTCAGCCTGGTCTTCTTTGGCGTGACGAGGTCCTGGCCCATCTCGGGGTGCTTTGGCCTGTTCGGAGGATGGCTCCCCATGGCGGTCGTCAGATGGCGCGCCCGCAAACGCACCGCGACACTGCGCCAGTTATGGCCGGACGTTGTCGACCACCTTCGCTCCGCGATTAGAGCTGGGCTGTCATTGCCGGAAGCGCTTATCCAGCTGAGCGAAAAGGGCCCCGAAGAACTGCGGCACGTGTTTCGTGACTTCGGTGCCGACTACCGCTCCGGCGGACAGTTCGATCCCGCCCTCAACAGGCTGAAGGAACGGCTCGCAGACCCCGTTGCAGACAGGATCGTCGAAGCCCTCAGACTGACCCGTGAAGTGGGCGGTTCAGACCTTGGCCGGCTGTTGGGAACACTGGGCGAATTCCTGCGTGAAAGTGCCAGAACCAGGAGTGAACTTGAAGCCCGTCAGTCCTGGACAGTGAACGCTGCCCGGCTCGCAGTGGCCGCGCCATGGATCGTCATGGTGCTGCTGGCCACCCGCCCCGAAGCCGTGGCTGCCTACAACACTCCGATGGGCGCTGCCGTCCTGCTTGGCGGCCTGGCCGTTTCCGCCGTTTGCTACTCAATCATGCTGCGGATCGGGGCGCTGCCGGAGGAAGAGAGGGTGCTCAGATGA
- a CDS encoding type II secretion system F family protein: MTSPAAMAVACGILLGAGLWLVVVRLPFMRATSFTERIEPQLKAQNIESRLLTAPTDTLTPFGPLGRILRPVLKDGLSFLSRFNLGSSALNRRLAQAGIHKPAIDFRAEQLLWAVIGFTAATGMVLFGAATGQFDPFLAAVAVLGSALGGFLFRDYWLGAQIKGREKRMMTEFPSLAELMALAVSAGESATGALDRVCRSAHGELAKEFDLVLGETRAGKPLVEALQQFSSRTDLGPLVRFVDGIIVAVERGTPLADVLRAQAQDVRDTAKRELMESAGKKEIAMMVPLVFGVLPLTVIFAVFPGLAAISLGL, translated from the coding sequence ATGACGTCACCCGCGGCTATGGCCGTGGCTTGTGGAATCCTCCTGGGCGCCGGACTTTGGCTTGTGGTTGTCCGCCTGCCGTTCATGCGGGCCACCAGTTTCACGGAGCGCATCGAGCCGCAACTGAAGGCGCAAAACATCGAGTCCAGGCTCCTGACGGCCCCGACCGACACGCTCACGCCCTTTGGACCGCTGGGGAGAATACTGCGTCCAGTCCTGAAGGACGGACTGTCTTTCCTGAGCCGGTTCAACCTGGGGTCCTCGGCGCTCAACCGGAGGCTGGCCCAGGCAGGGATCCACAAGCCAGCCATCGATTTTCGGGCCGAACAGTTGCTGTGGGCTGTCATTGGATTCACCGCGGCCACAGGCATGGTGCTTTTCGGCGCCGCCACCGGCCAGTTCGACCCGTTCCTTGCCGCCGTGGCTGTCCTCGGCAGCGCCCTTGGCGGATTCCTCTTCAGGGACTACTGGCTGGGAGCGCAAATCAAGGGGCGCGAAAAGCGCATGATGACTGAATTTCCGAGCCTCGCCGAGCTAATGGCTCTGGCGGTCAGTGCCGGCGAAAGCGCCACGGGTGCGCTGGACCGGGTGTGCCGCAGCGCCCACGGGGAACTCGCCAAGGAGTTCGACCTGGTGCTGGGTGAGACCCGGGCCGGAAAGCCGCTGGTCGAAGCGCTGCAGCAGTTCTCGTCGCGGACCGACCTGGGCCCTCTCGTACGGTTCGTGGACGGAATCATCGTGGCGGTGGAACGGGGAACGCCGCTTGCCGATGTCCTCCGGGCGCAGGCCCAGGATGTCCGGGACACAGCGAAACGTGAACTGATGGAGTCGGCGGGAAAGAAGGAAATCGCCATGATGGTCCCGTTGGTCTTTGGCGTCCTTCCCCTGACGGTCATCTTCGCCGTGTTCCCCGGCCTCGCCGCCATCAGCCTCGGACTATGA
- a CDS encoding CpaF family protein has product MDAVRIVEDEVRELIRRRGLDPLRQASEVRRLVEAAVSDYDERALMGPLPPIGPLETARRYVYDAVAGFGALQPLLDDPTIEEIWLNAPSEIYVARNGESELTSLSLSDQQVRDLVERMLKSSGRRLDMSSPFVDAALPDGSRLHVVIPDVTRRHWAINIRKFVVKTSRLEHLVELGTLTPQSARFLGAAVASGLNILVSGATQAGKTTMLNCLAASIGARERVITVEEIFELQFPLRDVVGLQCRQPNLEGEGEIPLRRLVKEALRMRPDRLVVGEVREAESLDMLIALNSGLPGMCTVHANSAHDAVTKLCTLPLLAGDNISSAFVVPTVASCIDLVVHCSRQANGRRQVTEILSLGKRVENGIIESSMVFAMADGQLQPKANSMPAAEKFGAAGFDVAALLEPR; this is encoded by the coding sequence ATGGACGCTGTTCGAATTGTGGAAGACGAGGTCCGCGAGCTGATCCGGCGCCGCGGCCTTGACCCCCTCCGGCAGGCGAGCGAAGTTCGCAGGCTGGTTGAGGCCGCGGTCAGCGACTACGACGAACGCGCGTTGATGGGGCCGCTTCCGCCGATCGGCCCGCTGGAGACAGCCCGCCGTTATGTCTACGACGCCGTCGCCGGTTTTGGTGCGCTGCAGCCACTGCTGGATGACCCCACCATCGAGGAAATTTGGCTCAACGCACCCAGCGAGATCTATGTGGCACGAAACGGCGAGTCCGAGCTGACCTCCCTCAGCCTGTCCGATCAGCAGGTTCGGGACCTGGTGGAACGGATGCTCAAGAGTTCGGGTCGCCGACTCGACATGTCCTCGCCCTTTGTGGATGCGGCACTTCCGGACGGATCGCGCCTTCATGTGGTTATCCCGGATGTGACAAGACGCCACTGGGCGATCAATATCCGTAAGTTCGTTGTAAAGACGAGCCGGCTTGAGCATCTGGTGGAGCTGGGCACGCTGACTCCACAGTCCGCGCGGTTCCTGGGAGCCGCAGTTGCCAGCGGACTCAACATTCTTGTGTCGGGCGCGACGCAGGCCGGCAAGACCACCATGCTGAATTGTCTGGCAGCGAGCATAGGCGCACGGGAGCGCGTGATCACAGTTGAGGAGATCTTCGAACTCCAATTTCCCTTGCGCGACGTTGTCGGCCTGCAGTGCCGGCAGCCAAACCTTGAGGGTGAAGGCGAGATCCCGCTGCGACGGCTTGTCAAGGAAGCCCTCAGGATGCGGCCGGACCGCCTGGTGGTGGGCGAGGTCCGGGAGGCGGAAAGCCTTGACATGTTGATCGCGCTGAATTCCGGGCTTCCAGGGATGTGCACCGTCCATGCGAACTCCGCACACGACGCTGTGACGAAGCTGTGCACACTCCCGCTACTGGCCGGGGACAACATCTCAAGTGCGTTCGTCGTTCCCACCGTTGCCTCGTGCATCGATCTTGTGGTCCACTGCAGCCGGCAGGCCAACGGACGACGCCAAGTGACGGAGATACTTTCCCTCGGCAAGAGGGTGGAAAACGGCATCATCGAGTCGTCGATGGTGTTCGCCATGGCGGACGGGCAGTTGCAGCCCAAGGCCAACTCCATGCCTGCCGCCGAGAAATTTGGCGCTGCAGGATTCGACGTCGCAGCCCTGCTGGAACCGCGTTGA
- a CDS encoding glycosyltransferase family 4 protein, with protein sequence MFSKKQDSKSAMSEVSHDQRSRITIVLPGFSKYPIGGYKVVYSYANFLAEQGHDVVLLHALLLKGARHKVKDFRRPIASILSGLRPHKQPDWFALDERIECITLPILTPSLVPRSDYIVATEVQTATLVASVAEKTKIPGSYFIQHYEDWSATPDFIDATWKLPLKKIVIAPWLESHMHQLGQDCELIPNGIDPVEFPPGPKTNVRVNDVCAMVSDVPWKRADLIVKVLNSLGEKYPNFRAVTFGTCDRPELLGAHVTHVKNPSKSEIRDSYQSSKIYLCASDAEGWHLPPAEAMSSGCAVVSTDIGGVRAYADGTALFSAVGDAEALQLNVERLMEDVELCDSLAIQGMSAMRENTPSKAASRFESAILRRS encoded by the coding sequence GTGTTCAGCAAAAAGCAGGATTCAAAATCGGCCATGTCTGAGGTCAGTCATGATCAACGGTCGAGAATCACCATCGTTCTGCCTGGGTTCAGTAAGTATCCAATTGGCGGGTACAAGGTTGTTTATTCGTACGCAAATTTCTTGGCCGAGCAGGGTCATGATGTCGTTCTCTTGCATGCGTTGCTCCTGAAAGGTGCGCGGCATAAGGTCAAGGACTTCCGCCGACCGATCGCTTCAATCCTGTCAGGCCTGCGGCCGCATAAACAACCTGATTGGTTTGCGCTCGATGAACGCATTGAATGCATAACTTTGCCGATCCTTACGCCGAGTCTCGTTCCTCGTTCGGACTACATAGTCGCAACGGAGGTGCAGACGGCAACGTTGGTCGCCTCCGTTGCCGAGAAAACTAAGATTCCTGGTTCGTATTTTATCCAGCACTACGAAGACTGGTCGGCGACCCCCGATTTTATAGATGCAACTTGGAAACTTCCGCTTAAAAAGATAGTTATCGCACCATGGCTAGAAAGCCACATGCATCAACTTGGCCAGGACTGCGAACTTATTCCCAATGGCATTGACCCTGTTGAATTCCCACCCGGCCCCAAGACTAACGTCCGCGTTAACGATGTTTGCGCCATGGTGTCGGATGTGCCTTGGAAGAGGGCGGATCTCATCGTGAAAGTACTCAATTCTTTGGGTGAAAAGTACCCAAATTTTCGCGCAGTAACTTTCGGAACCTGTGATCGGCCTGAATTACTAGGTGCGCACGTCACACATGTTAAAAATCCCTCTAAATCAGAAATTCGGGATTCCTATCAATCCTCGAAGATTTACCTTTGTGCGAGCGACGCAGAAGGCTGGCATCTTCCGCCGGCCGAAGCGATGTCCAGCGGCTGCGCCGTGGTGTCAACTGACATAGGGGGCGTCAGGGCTTATGCTGACGGAACGGCCCTCTTCTCGGCTGTGGGGGACGCGGAAGCCCTTCAACTCAATGTCGAACGGCTAATGGAAGACGTTGAATTGTGCGATTCTTTGGCCATCCAGGGTATGTCAGCAATGCGTGAAAACACACCATCCAAGGCAGCCTCGCGCTTTGAATCTGCCATATTGCGCCGATCGTGA
- a CDS encoding pilus assembly protein TadG-related protein translates to MAFEHDAEDGQMMVLIIGYVLLALLVATAVMAASSLYLEHKKLLSMADGASVAAADSYTLGQVETQGGSPTAVLNGGRVRNAAADFLARNGAYARFSGLAVAPATGSPDGSTAVVVLSAEVHPPIVNFIIPDGIRIEAKSTARSRLTR, encoded by the coding sequence ATGGCCTTTGAACACGACGCGGAAGACGGGCAAATGATGGTCCTCATCATCGGCTATGTTCTCCTGGCGCTCCTGGTCGCCACGGCAGTCATGGCAGCGTCTTCGCTGTACCTTGAGCATAAGAAATTGCTGTCCATGGCCGACGGTGCGTCGGTTGCGGCGGCGGACAGTTACACACTGGGGCAGGTGGAAACCCAGGGCGGGAGCCCCACCGCGGTGCTGAACGGCGGCCGCGTCCGCAACGCCGCGGCCGACTTCCTGGCCCGCAACGGCGCCTACGCCAGGTTCAGCGGCCTCGCCGTAGCGCCGGCCACAGGAAGTCCGGACGGTTCCACCGCCGTCGTCGTGCTGAGCGCAGAAGTCCATCCTCCGATCGTGAACTTCATCATCCCGGACGGAATCCGGATTGAGGCGAAGTCAACGGCGCGTTCCAGGCTCACCCGGTAG